Part of the Kamptonema formosum PCC 6407 genome, ACTGCACCTGGTAACAGACAAGGGGGGACACATCGGGGAACGGGGGCCTGTCCTGCCGGTTTATCTATTACCCCTTTAGTACCTGTAAGCAATATTGGGTTAACCGTAGAAGAGTCCCCATCTTTTTTTGTATATATTCCTCAAACTTCCGCAAAAGTTGAGTTTACTCTACTAACTGAAAATGAGGATGATGTGGTTTATGAGACTGCTTTTAAACCCAATAAAGCTGGTGTTGTGAGCGTGACTTTACCACCTGCTAGTGGCAGTCGTAAGCCTCTTGAGATTGGCAAGCGATATGTCTGGTCTTTTTCTATGGTTTGCGATCCAAACGATCGTTCGGCAGATTTAGTGGTGAAGGGATGGGTAGAGCGAATCACACCTCAGCCAGCTCTCAAAAGCGATTTGTCTAATCCCGATCCTCGTGCAAGGTTAGGAGTTTATGCTAAAAATGGGCTGTGGTATGAAACTCTTACTACGTTAGCTGAACTGCGTCTTAAGACCCCTAATGATTCAGCTTTAGCAACTGAATGGGTGCAATTATTGCAGTCTCAAGGACTTGAATCAGTTGCAAATCAACCCCTACTTCAGGGTCAGTAAAATCTGTGGAGAATAGGGACTAGGGGCTAGGGAAAGAGAGGGAGATGGGGGAGATGGGGAGGATGGGGAGGATGGGGGAGATGGGGAGGATGGGGAGGATGGGGGAGATGGGAGGATGGGGGAGAAAATCCGCCATTCTCCCCAATTAGGAAATACAGGACTTACGCACCCAACCTCATAAACCGGGTTTTTTTGACCAA contains:
- a CDS encoding DUF928 domain-containing protein, with protein sequence MKHFLHLATISAVLSLGMTAIASFPNVANAQSEPLLLSQVNFQPPDVTAPGNRQGGTHRGTGACPAGLSITPLVPVSNIGLTVEESPSFFVYIPQTSAKVEFTLLTENEDDVVYETAFKPNKAGVVSVTLPPASGSRKPLEIGKRYVWSFSMVCDPNDRSADLVVKGWVERITPQPALKSDLSNPDPRARLGVYAKNGLWYETLTTLAELRLKTPNDSALATEWVQLLQSQGLESVANQPLLQGQ